The Pan troglodytes isolate AG18354 chromosome 1, NHGRI_mPanTro3-v2.0_pri, whole genome shotgun sequence genome includes a region encoding these proteins:
- the ZBTB41 gene encoding zinc finger and BTB domain-containing protein 41 isoform X2 — protein sequence MKKRRKVTSNLEKIHLGYHKDSSEGNVAVECDQVTYTHSAGRPTPEALHCYQELPPSPDQRKLLSSLQYNKNLLKYLNDDRQKQPSFCDLLIIVEGKEFSAHKVVVAVGSSYFHACLSKNPSTDVVTLDHVTHSVFQHLLEFLYTSEFFVYKYEIPLVLEAAKFLDIIDAVKLLNNENVAPFHSELTEKSSPEETLNELTGRLSNNHQCKFCSRHFCYKKSLENHLAKTHRSLLLGKKHGLKMLERSFSARRSKRNRKCPVKFDDTSDDEQESGDGSDNLNQENFDKEKSDRNDSEDPGSEYNAEEDELEEEMSDEYSDIEEQSEKDHNDAEEEPEAGDSVGNVHEGLTPVVIQNSNKKILQCPKCDKTFDRIGKYESHTRVHTGEKPFECDICHQRYSTKSNLTVHRKKHSNETEFHKKEHKCPYCNKLHASKKTLAKHVKRFHPENAQEFISIKKTKSESWKCDICKKSFTRRPHLEEHMILHSQDKPFKCTYCEEHFKSRFARLKHQEKFHLGPFPCDICGRQFNDTGNLKRHIECTHGGKRKWTCFICGKSVRERTTLKEHLRIHSGEKPHLCSICGQSFRHGSSYRLHLRVHHDDKRYECDECGKTFIRHDHLTKHKKIHSGEKAHQCEECGKCFGRRDHLTVHYKSVHLGEKVWQK from the exons atgaagaagaggagaaaggttACTTCAAATCTTGAGAAGATCCATCTAGGCTATCATAAAGATTCTTCAGAAGGAAATGTTGCAGTGGAGTGTGACCAAGTGACCTATACTCATTCTGCAGGAAGACCAACTCCTGAAGCTCTTCACTGTTACCAGGAACTTCCTCCCTCTCCAGATCAGAGAAAGCTTTTAAGTTCTTTGCAGTATAATAAGAAtttgctaaaatatttaaatgatgatAGGCAGAAGCAACCATCTTTTTGTGATTTACTTATCATAGTggaaggaaaagaatttagtgcaCATAAAGTAGTCGTTGCTGTCGGCAGCAGTTATTTTCATGCGTGTTTGAGCAAAAATCCAAGCACTGATGTTGTCACCCTGGATCACGTAACACATTCAGTTTTTCAGCATTTGCTTGAATTTCTTTACACATCAGAATTTTTtgtgtacaaatatgaaatacctCTTGTTTTAGAGGCTGCAAAATTTTTGGACATTATAGATGCAGTGAAGTTGTTAAATAACGAAAATGTTGCCCCTTTTCATTCAGAGCTAACTGAAAAGTCATCACCAGAAGAAACACTAAATGAATTAACTGGAAGACTATCAAATAATCATCAGTGCAAATTCTGTAGTAGacatttttgttataaaaagTCTTTAGAGAATCATTTGGCTAAAACCCATAGGTCCCTTTTATTAGGGAAAAAACATGGGTTAAAAATGCTGGAGAGAAGTTTCTCCGCAAGAAGATCAAAAAGGAATCGGAAGTGCCCTGTTAAGTTTGATGacaccagtgatgatgaacaggAAAGTGGTGATGGGTCAGACAATTTGAATCAAGAAAATTTTGATAAGGAAAAGTCAGATAGAAATGATTCTGAGGACCCTGGAAGTGAATATAATGCTGAAGAAGATGAGCTAGAGGAGGAGATGTCAGATGAGTACTCTGACATTGAAGAACAAAGTGAAAAGGATCATAATGATGCAGAAGAAGAACCTGAGGCTGGTGATTCTGTAGGAAATGTTCATGAGGGGTTAactccagtagtcattcagaacagcaacaaaaaaatatTGCAGTGTCCTAAATGTGATAAAACATTTGACCGAAtag gaAAATATGAGAGCCACACCCGTGTTCACACAGGTGAGAAGCCCTTTGAGTGTGATATTTGTCACCAGCGCTATTCAACAAAGTCTAACCTAACTGTTCACAGAAAGAAGCACAGTAATGAAACAGAATTTCATAAGAAGGAGCACAAGTGCCCTTATTGTAATAAACTTCATGCAAGCAAGAAGACTTTAGCCAAGCATGTTAAGAG ATTTCATCCTGAAAATGCACAAGAATTTATTTCCATTAAGAAGACTAAGAGTGAAAGTTGGAAATGTGAT ATTTGTAAGAAATCTTTTACTCGAAGACCACACTTGGAGGAACATATGATTCTACATTCTCAAGATAAACCTTTTAAGTGTACCTATTGTGAAGAACATTTTAAATCACGGTTTGCTCGGTTAAAGCATCAAGAAAAGTTCCATCTGG gtcCTTTTCCATGTGATATATGTGGTCGCCAGTTTAACGACACTGGAAATTTGAAACGTCATATAGAATGTACTCATGGTGGAAAGAGAAAATGGACTTGCTTTATCTGTGGAAAATCAGTACGAGAAAG aACTACTTTGAAAGAACATTTGAGAATCCACAGTGGAGAAAAGCCTCACCTTTGTAGTATTTGTGGGCAAAGTTTTCGTCATGGAAGTTCGTATAG acttCACTTACGAGTACATCATGATGATAAAAGATATGAGTGCGATGAATGTGGAAAAACATTTATCCGTCATGATCACCTTACAAAgcacaaaaaaatacattcag GTGAAAAAGCTCATCAGTGTGAAGAATGTGGAAAATGTTTTGGTCGTAGGGATCATCTCACTGTTCATTACAAAAGCGTACACCTTGGAGAGAAAGTGTGGCAAAA